GTAGTTGGCGAGGATCAGGGCAATGCTTTTTTCTGCGTTGGGCAATCGCGCCAGATCGATCCAGCGCCGCGCCAGTTCGGCGACGAAATCCATGCGTTCCGGTGCAGGCCGGTAGCAGACCACATCGGACTGACTGCGCTCGCTGCGCCAGGCCAGGTCCTTGAAGCTGATCGGGCGGCTGATGATGCGCCCGTCCAGTTCCGGCAACGCGATGTGCATCGCCAGATCCCGAGGGCCGAGGCCCTGCTCGCTGGCGCGCCAGCCGGGTTCGTTGTCCTGGGCGCAAATCGCCTGAATCACCGGGATGTTGCGGCGAAACGGTCGCAGATGAGGCGCTTCGGGACTGGATTGGGCAAAGCCGGTGGTGTTCAGGATCACCCCCGCCTCGACCTCATCCAGCCAGTCCTCGACCACCGAGAGGCAGCCGGGCTCTTTCAAACTGGCCAGGGCAATCGGCAGCGGATTCAACCCCGCTGCCTGCAAGCGCTGGCAGAAAACATCGATGAAAGCGGTGTTGGCCGCTTGCAGGTGCGAACGGTAAAACAGCACCGCCGCCACCGGCTGATCGGTCTGCCAGTCGGCTTGCCAGTCCTGCAGTGTCGCGGGGCTTTTTTGCGGGTGGTAGATCGCGGTGCGCGGCAGGGTTTGCGGCTCTGTCCATTCGTAGTCGCGACCCAGCCAGCGATCGGCCAGGCAACGAAACAGGTTCAGCGCATTGGCCATGCCGCCCTGGCGCAGAAAGTGCCACAAGCGGTCGCGGTCTTCGGCAACCACGGTGCTCAGGTCACTGAGTTCGGGGTCCGGGCGGTCATCGCCCGGCACCAGGATCAATTGCACCCCGCGTTGCGACAACTCCACCAGCCGTTCGACGCCATAGCGCCAGTAGGCGATGCCACCGTGCAGTGAAATGAGAATGACTTTGGCGTGACGCAGCACCTCATCGACATACAGGTCGACCGAAGCGTGATTCTGCACCTGCATCGGATTGGCCAGGCGCACGCTCGGATAATCGTCGGGCAACTGCTGCGCCGCTTCGGCGAGCAGTGCCAGGCTGGAGTCGCCGCTGCACAGGATCACCAGTTCGGCGGGGGTTTGTCCAAGGTCGGCAATGTTGTCATCCGACACGAAACCGCCGGGCTGGGTCCTGAGCAGGTGCATGGCTTACACGCTGAGCGCGGCGCGCAATTGCGCTTCGAGGGCGGCGGCATCCAGCGTCTGGCCGATCAATACCAGGCGCGTGGTACGCGCTTCATCGGCCGCCCACTGACGGTCGAAATGCTTGTCGAAACGGGTGCCCACGCCCTGGATCAGCAGGCGCATCGGCTTGTTCGGGATCGCCGCGAAACCCTTGACCCGCAGGATGCTGTGCTGCACGACCAACTGAGTCAGTGCATCAAGCAGCAGGCTTTCGTCGGATGCAGGCAGTTCGATGGAAATGGAGTCGAAGGCGTCGTGATCGTGGTCGTCATGATCGTCGCCGTCGTGGTGATGATCATGGTGGCTGTGGCGGCCGTCGATATGCTCCTCGGAACCGGCGCCGAGGCCGATCAGCACGTCCAGCGGCAGGCGACCGTTGCTGGCTTCGATGACTTTCACCGCCGGCGGCAGTTCTTCGGCGACTTCCAGGCGTACGCGGGCCAGGTCTTCAGGGTTGATCAGGTCGGCCTTGTTGAGGATCACCAGGTCGGCGCTGGACAATTGGTCGGCGAACAGTTCGTGCAGTGGCGATTCGTGGTCCAGGTTCGGGTCGAGTTTGCGCTGGGCGTCGACCTGGTCCGGGAAAGCGGCGAAGGTACCGGCGGCCACGGCCGGGCTGTCGACCACGGTGATCACCGCATCGACGGTGCAGGCGCTGCGGATTTCCGGCCACTGGAAGGCCTGGACCAGCGGCTTTGGCAGGGCCAGGCCCGAGGTTTCGATGAGGATGTGGTCAAGATCGCCGCGACGGGCCACCAGTTCGCGCATCACCGGGAAGAATTCTTCCTGGACGGTGCAGCACAGGCAGCCGTTGGCCAGTTCATAGACGCGGCCGCTGGCCTCTTCTTCGGTGCAGCCGATGGAACACTGCTTGAGGATTTCGCCGTCGATGCCCAGCTCGCCGAACTCGTTGACGATCACTGCGATGCGACGCCCCTGGGCGTTGTCGAGCATGTGCCGCAGCAAGGTGGTTTTGCCCGAGCCGAGGAAACCGGTAACGATGGTGACGGGGAGTTTGGCCAGTGTTTTCATCGGATGCCCTTTGGCAAGGTGGCGGGCATACGGGACGAGAACCGGCGGCGCAGGAGCGCGTCGGAAGTGTTCGCCACCGGATCACCCCGCCCGGTTGTAGTGAGAATCTGTATCGAGGCAGGTCTCCTGGCTGACGGTGTGCCGGTCGTTCGACCGGCGTTGACTGCGCCTTCCCGCGCGCTCAGGACCTGAGCATGCAGTGGCGTGGCAGCGAACATCACCGTTCACAGTTGCGGGGGCAGCCGCGGCATCGACCGCGTTCCCTTCTTAGCTTCGACACAGGCCGAAGAACCTCGAAAGCGCAAGGCTACGCATCGTATTGGGGCGGGTCAATGATCATGCTGAGTTCTGTGGTGGCGGGGATGCCGCTATCGCGAGCAAGCTTTGCTCCCAAAGGTTGCCAGTGCCCTTGTGGGAGCAAAGCTTGCTCGCGATTGGGGCAACCGGGTCTGGAGTTGAGAACCGATGCCAATTGACGCCCCACCCCCGCCCATGCTCTCCTACACAACTTGTTACGGGTGCCCTTCACAGGGTGAAACGGGAAACCGGTGAATCGTGTGCTTTACTCAAAGCCACGTCAGTCCGGTGCTGCCCCCGCAACGGTAAGCGAGCGAAGCGTCAGATCCACTGTGCCGATGAGGCATGGGAAGGTGATGCTTGCAGGTACAGGCACAGCCTGCGCCCCTCGTGAGCCCGGAGACCGGCCCGCAACACGAAGTGATCAAACTTCAGCTATGACAAACCCGCGGTGGGCGGGCGCTGTTCGAACCTCTGCATGCGTTGACGTGCGGGGATTCTTCATGCGCTCTAATTCCCCGCTGACAGAACAGAGGGAAACGCCATGTCGATCATCAGCAGCACCGGCCACAGTGCCTCCTCCAGCAGCACTTCCACCCTTGCCCAACGCATCACCGCTGCTGTCTGCGCATCGGTCCTGGGTGCGTGCCTTGTGTATTTCGCCGGTTTCTCACACATCGAAGCGGTGCACAACGCCGCTCACGATACCCGTCACAGCTCCGCATTCCCGTGCCATTGAGACCTGCCGACATGATCAAGCGTATTGCGCAAACCGCAGGTTTCACCGGGTTGCTGGCGGCCCTGCTGCTGACCCTGCTGCAGAGCTTCTGGGTCGCCCCGCTGATTCTGCAGGCCGAGACCTACGAAAAATCCGAACCGGCGGCCGTTGAAGTCCATGAACACGCCGCCGGCACCGCCGCGCACACCCACGACGCCGAAGCCTGGGAGCCGGAAGACGGCTGGCAGCGCGTGCTGTCGACCACGGGTGGCAATCTGGTAGTGGCTGTTGGTTTTGCCCTGATGCTCGCCGGTCTCTACACCCTGCGTGCACCGACCAAGACCTCTCAGGGCCTGCTCTGGGGCCTGGCCGGTTACGCCACCTTCGTGCTGGCGCCTACCCTTGGCCTGCCGCCTGAGTTGCCGGGCACCGCCGCTGCCGATCTGGCGCAACGTCAACTGTGGTGGGTTGGCACCGCCGCTTCCACCGCCGTCGGTATCGCACTAATCGTGTTCAGCCGGCATTGGCTGATGAAAGTGCTGGGCGTGGCGATTCTGGCCGTGCCCCATGTGATTGGCGCCCCGCAACCGGAAGTGCATTCGATGCTCGCTCCGGAAGCACTGGAGGCGCAGTTCAAAATCGCTTCGCAACTGACCAACGTCGCGTTCTGGCTGGCCCTTGGCCTGATCAGCGCCTGGCTGTTCCGCCGCAAAAGCGAAGGTCAATACCACGCATGACCGATGCTGGCACAGCGCCGACCCTGGTGGTCGGCCTGGGCTGCCAGCGGGGCTGCCCTGTCAGTACGCTGCGGGCGCTGCTGGATCAGGCACTGCAGGCACACCAGATTGAGTTGCATCAGATCAAGGCCCTGGCCAGCATCGACTTGAAACGCGATGAACCGGCGTTGACCGAACTGGCCGAACAACTTGGCCTACCGGTGTCGTTTTTCAGCAGCGCGCAATTGACGCCCTACCAATCGCTGCTCAGCCACCACTCGCAGATCGCTTTCGAACGCACCGGCTGCTATGGCGTGGCGGAAAGCGCGGCGCTGGCACTGGCCGAGCAATTGGCCGACGCACCGGCAACACTGCTGGTTCCACGGCAAAAATATGCCCAGGCAACCTTGGCGTTGGCCTGCGCGCCCCGAATTCCCCGATAATCCTCGCCTTCGATCATGAGCAATCTTCATCTGAAGCCTGCCTGACCCTCTTTTCTGACAGGAGCTGACGATGACCGTCTACTTCATTGGCGCCGGCCCCGGCGATCCGGAACTGATCACCGTCAAGGGCCAGCGATTGATTCGCAGCTGCCCGGTGATCATCTATGCCGGCTCGCTGGTACCCACCGCTGTACTGGAAGGCCATAGCGCCGAACAAGTGGTCAACAGCGCCGAATTGCATCTCGAACAGATCATCGACCTGATCAGGGCCGCCCACGCCAAAGGCCAGGACGTGGCCCGCGTGCATTCCGGCGATCCAAGCCTGTATGGCGCCATCGGCGAGCAGATTCGTCATCTGCGCGAGCTTGGCATTCCTTTCGAAATCATTCCCGGCGTCACCGCCACGGCAGCCTGCGCGGCGCTTTTGGGGGCGGAACTGACCCTGCCGGACGTTTCACAAAGCGTGATTCTGACCCGCTACGCCGACAAGACCGCCATGCCCGCCGGGGAAGAACTGGGCAGCCTGGCGCAGCACGGGGCGACCATGGCGATTCATTTGGGGGTCAATCATCTGGACAAGATCCTTGCCGAGCTGCTGCCGTATTACGGCTCGGACTGCCCGATCGCGGTGATTCACCGGGCGACCTGGCCGGATCAGGATTGGGTGGTGGGGACGCTCGAGGATATTGCCGGGAAGGTGGCGGCGAAGGGGTTTCGACGTACGGCGTTGATTCTGGTGGGCCGGGTGTTGGGCAGTGATCACTTTAGCGAGTCGTCGCTGTATCGCGCAGGGCATGCGCATTTGTATCGCCCATAAGGGCCCCATCGCTGGCAAGCCAGCTCCCACAGTTGACCGCAATCCCCTGTGAGAGCTGGCTTGCCAGCGACGAGGCCATTGAATTTCACCCATAAAAAAACGGCGCTCACGGTGCGCCGTTTTTCATGTTTGCAGCGAACGCCTTAGTAGTAGGCGTTTTCTTTCTGCGTGTGGTCAGTCACGTCACGCACGCCCTTGAGCTCCGGAATGCGCTCGAGCAGGGTGCGCTCGATGCCTTCCTTCAAGGTCACGTCGGCCTGGCCGCAGCCCTGGCAACCGCCACCGAACTGCAGAACGGCGATGCCGTCCTCGACCACATCGATCAGGCTGACCTGACCGCCGTGGCTGGCCAGCCCCGGGTTGATCTCGGTTTGCAGGTAGTAGTTGATGCGCTCGTTGATCGGGCTGTCGGCGTTGACCATCGGCACCTTGGCGTTTGGCGCCTTGATGGTCAGCTGACCGCCCATGCGATCGGTGGCGTAGTCGACGACAGCATCATCCAGGAAGGCTTCGCTGAAGTGGTCGATGTAGGCGGTGAAGCTTTTGAGCCCCAGCGCCGTGTCTTCGGGCTTTTCTTCGCCCGGCTTGCAGTAGGCAATGCAGGTTTCGGCGTATTGGGTGCCAGGCTGGGTGATGAAGATGCGGATGCCGATGCCCGGGGTGTTCTGCTTGGAAAGCAGATCAGCCAGATAATCGTGGGCGGCGTCGGTGATGGTAATAGCGGTCATGGAAACTCCTCGCAGGCTTGGGCGCAGTTTACGCCAATCAACGCCGCGCACAAAGTCCTAGTATTTTTGTCGGGAAAGATTCTGCTGGCTGCCCCTGTAGGAGCAATGCTTGCTCGCGATGACGGCGGCACATTCACCCCTATGTTTGCAGGCTTGCCGCCATCGCGAGCAAGCTTTGCTCCCACAGATCTATTACAGGTTTTCGTAGCGGTTCATGTCCAAAACGCCCTCTTCCACCGGGTCGGTCTCGTGGATGTAGCGGCTCAGGTCGTGAAAATACTGCCAGAACTGCGGATGACTGCGACGAATCCCCCAGCGTTCGACGACTTTCTCGAAGCGCTCGGCATCCCTGGCGTTTTCCATGGCATCCACAAAATCCGGCACCTCGGCGGCGGGGATGTTGAACATGAAATTCGGGTAACTGCTGAGAACGCCGGGGAAAATGGTGAGCGTATCCAGCTCAGGCTGATAACGCAGTGACTCGCCCAGCAGGAACGCAACGTTGCTGTGGGCACGGTTGCGCAACAGGCTGTAGACCACCCGCTGGCCACTCGCGGTTTCGACCCGCAGCATGGTCGCTTCCGGCAGTTGATCGATGACCTTGAGCCCGGCGGCCGGGCGCGAGGTCAGGCGGCTCAGGGCCTGCTCGGCGCCTTGCAAGACCGGATCGATGTTCGGCCGTGAACAATAGGCGCCGTCGCAACGGTTGATCGGATCCGGCTTGGCATTGAGTTCACCGTAGCGCGCCAGCAACTGCATCGCGAAATCCCGTTTGGGGTCTTTCGCATCAAGTACCAACGCCGTCGGTTTGTCGTCGTCGATGGACTCATAGTCCATCCACATCTTGATTTTGCCGCTGCTCTGGTACCAGTCGTCGAGGTAGCCGATCCGCGATTCGGCCGGCATCAGGCGCAGGAAGTTCTGCTCGGCACCGTTGCGGATCAGGTCGAAATACAGGCGCGTCTGGGCCTGATGGGACACATTGCCGAACACGTCGAAATTCACCGCCAACTGGTAATAGGTGCGTTCCAGCAACGGGAAATCGAACAGCCACATGGTCTGCGGCACTTCTCCGATCAGCCCCTTGGTCACGGCGGCGCTGTCGAAATGCCGGAAAATACTCAGCAATGCGTTGTCGTTGCCCGCCCACAGGGTCGACCAGCTCGGCGCCGGCAGCTCGGCATAGCTGTCGCGGCGTAGCGCCTCGTATTCGTTCCGCTTGTTGCGGTAGTTGTGCCACAGGCTCAGCACACTGCCGACGTCGTCGTTCTGCCCCGGCATCGCCAGCAGCGGCGTGGCCTGGCCACGGTAATTCGGGTCGGTGATGTAAAGGTCGTGTTCCGGCGCCTGGAACAGCGCCCAGAAGTTGTCGCGGATCACATCGGTGGCAATCTGCCCCCGACAAACCGGACCGCGAATGAACGTGCGAACGAAATACTCGGCGTTATCGAGCATGAACTGATAACGCGCCTGGGCCGGAATCGCCTCGAACGTCGCAAAGGGGTTGGCCCGACGCTCCGGGCCGTAACCCGGCAGTGCGGT
This genomic interval from Pseudomonas putida contains the following:
- the cobW gene encoding cobalamin biosynthesis protein CobW, producing MKTLAKLPVTIVTGFLGSGKTTLLRHMLDNAQGRRIAVIVNEFGELGIDGEILKQCSIGCTEEEASGRVYELANGCLCCTVQEEFFPVMRELVARRGDLDHILIETSGLALPKPLVQAFQWPEIRSACTVDAVITVVDSPAVAAGTFAAFPDQVDAQRKLDPNLDHESPLHELFADQLSSADLVILNKADLINPEDLARVRLEVAEELPPAVKVIEASNGRLPLDVLIGLGAGSEEHIDGRHSHHDHHHDGDDHDDHDHDAFDSISIELPASDESLLLDALTQLVVQHSILRVKGFAAIPNKPMRLLIQGVGTRFDKHFDRQWAADEARTTRLVLIGQTLDAAALEAQLRAALSV
- the nfuA gene encoding Fe-S biogenesis protein NfuA codes for the protein MTAITITDAAHDYLADLLSKQNTPGIGIRIFITQPGTQYAETCIAYCKPGEEKPEDTALGLKSFTAYIDHFSEAFLDDAVVDYATDRMGGQLTIKAPNAKVPMVNADSPINERINYYLQTEINPGLASHGGQVSLIDVVEDGIAVLQFGGGCQGCGQADVTLKEGIERTLLERIPELKGVRDVTDHTQKENAYY
- a CDS encoding CbtB domain-containing protein is translated as MSIISSTGHSASSSSTSTLAQRITAAVCASVLGACLVYFAGFSHIEAVHNAAHDTRHSSAFPCH
- a CDS encoding cobalamin biosynthesis protein, giving the protein MTDAGTAPTLVVGLGCQRGCPVSTLRALLDQALQAHQIELHQIKALASIDLKRDEPALTELAEQLGLPVSFFSSAQLTPYQSLLSHHSQIAFERTGCYGVAESAALALAEQLADAPATLLVPRQKYAQATLALACAPRIPR
- a CDS encoding fatty acid cis/trans isomerase, which codes for MSYRVVISSLLLCLSWGAMAQGSAISPAISSSISYSRDIQPIFTEKCVACHACYDSACQLNLGSGEGAARGASKTPVYDGDRGQAAAPTRLFYDAFGKRAWQQKGFYSVLDAQGSQAALMARMLELGHRTPLQPNAKLPDDIVLGLNRENMCPMPAEFDGYASSHPQQGMPLAVTGLTDQQYQTLQRWLAAGAPIDEQGLVPSAKEALQVVQWENLLNAPGARQSLVGRWLFEHWFLAHIYFKDGEPGHFFQWVRSRTPTGQPIDLINTRRPNDDPGTQFYYRLWPVQGVIVHKTHITYPLSAAKMARVKSLFYNGNWQVTALPGYGPERRANPFATFEAIPAQARYQFMLDNAEYFVRTFIRGPVCRGQIATDVIRDNFWALFQAPEHDLYITDPNYRGQATPLLAMPGQNDDVGSVLSLWHNYRNKRNEYEALRRDSYAELPAPSWSTLWAGNDNALLSIFRHFDSAAVTKGLIGEVPQTMWLFDFPLLERTYYQLAVNFDVFGNVSHQAQTRLYFDLIRNGAEQNFLRLMPAESRIGYLDDWYQSSGKIKMWMDYESIDDDKPTALVLDAKDPKRDFAMQLLARYGELNAKPDPINRCDGAYCSRPNIDPVLQGAEQALSRLTSRPAAGLKVIDQLPEATMLRVETASGQRVVYSLLRNRAHSNVAFLLGESLRYQPELDTLTIFPGVLSSYPNFMFNIPAAEVPDFVDAMENARDAERFEKVVERWGIRRSHPQFWQYFHDLSRYIHETDPVEEGVLDMNRYENL
- the cobM gene encoding precorrin-4 C(11)-methyltransferase codes for the protein MTVYFIGAGPGDPELITVKGQRLIRSCPVIIYAGSLVPTAVLEGHSAEQVVNSAELHLEQIIDLIRAAHAKGQDVARVHSGDPSLYGAIGEQIRHLRELGIPFEIIPGVTATAACAALLGAELTLPDVSQSVILTRYADKTAMPAGEELGSLAQHGATMAIHLGVNHLDKILAELLPYYGSDCPIAVIHRATWPDQDWVVGTLEDIAGKVAAKGFRRTALILVGRVLGSDHFSESSLYRAGHAHLYRP
- a CDS encoding CbtA family protein, encoding MIKRIAQTAGFTGLLAALLLTLLQSFWVAPLILQAETYEKSEPAAVEVHEHAAGTAAHTHDAEAWEPEDGWQRVLSTTGGNLVVAVGFALMLAGLYTLRAPTKTSQGLLWGLAGYATFVLAPTLGLPPELPGTAAADLAQRQLWWVGTAASTAVGIALIVFSRHWLMKVLGVAILAVPHVIGAPQPEVHSMLAPEALEAQFKIASQLTNVAFWLALGLISAWLFRRKSEGQYHA